The proteins below come from a single Mesobacillus jeotgali genomic window:
- the pepF gene encoding oligoendopeptidase F, translating to MEKRLSRSEVPVDMTWNLDDLFSSDQEWEAELKEIEEDVKKFGGFKGSLHTEPKALLECLTAQEELTKKLVKVRTYASLKQSADGTDPLNQANSAKVAAIGTQAMSALSFISSEILDFEDGKIEGFLQEEPDLEPFKKNLLELLETKKHKLSPETEEVLAALGEVHSAPYNIYGMAKLADMQFSSIQDEEGNELSVSFAVFESRYEFSPDTYVRRKAYESFVSTLKQYKNTIAATYATEVKKQVTLAKLRNYESVTDMLLEPQQVTQEMYNNQIDIIYKELAPHMRRFAQLKKKVLGLDKMMFCDLKAPFDPEFDPSITYDEARDLITESLKVMGPDYTAMIEKGFDERWVDLADNVGKSTGAFCSSPYGSHPYILITWADNMRGCFTLAHEFGHAGHFYLANQNQRIMNVRPSMYFIEAPSTMNEMLLAQHLLEKNKDDAQMSRWVILQLLGTYYHNFVTHLLEAEYQRRVYAHAEAGKALTAKTLTEIKTDVLEGFWGDTVEIDEGAGLTWMRQPHYYMGLYPYTYSAGLTASTAVSQLFKEEGQPAVDRWLEVLRAGGTMKPLDLLKHAGLDMSTPEPVRKAVAYVGSLIDELEQSYQ from the coding sequence ATGGAAAAGCGCCTTTCCCGCTCTGAAGTCCCTGTTGATATGACATGGAATCTTGATGATTTATTCTCATCTGACCAGGAGTGGGAGGCTGAACTGAAAGAGATTGAAGAGGACGTCAAAAAATTCGGCGGCTTTAAAGGCAGCCTGCATACAGAACCGAAGGCACTGCTGGAATGCCTTACTGCTCAGGAAGAACTGACGAAAAAGCTGGTAAAAGTACGTACATATGCTAGCCTGAAACAATCCGCTGATGGCACAGACCCATTGAATCAGGCAAATTCCGCCAAAGTAGCAGCCATTGGCACACAAGCTATGTCTGCTCTATCATTTATTTCTTCTGAAATACTTGATTTCGAGGATGGTAAAATCGAAGGATTCCTTCAGGAAGAACCAGATTTGGAACCTTTTAAAAAGAACTTATTAGAACTATTAGAAACCAAAAAGCACAAATTATCGCCAGAAACAGAAGAAGTACTGGCTGCGCTTGGCGAGGTCCATTCTGCTCCTTATAATATCTATGGAATGGCTAAACTTGCCGATATGCAGTTCTCCTCAATTCAGGATGAAGAGGGAAATGAACTGTCCGTCTCTTTCGCAGTATTCGAAAGCCGATATGAATTTTCACCTGACACCTATGTCCGCAGAAAAGCATATGAATCCTTTGTTTCGACACTGAAACAATATAAAAATACAATTGCCGCCACCTATGCAACTGAAGTCAAGAAACAGGTTACACTGGCAAAGCTCAGAAACTATGAGTCCGTTACCGATATGCTTTTGGAACCGCAGCAGGTTACACAGGAAATGTACAATAATCAAATTGATATCATTTACAAGGAACTGGCACCGCATATGCGCCGTTTCGCCCAGTTAAAGAAGAAGGTGCTGGGGCTGGACAAAATGATGTTCTGTGACCTGAAGGCTCCTTTTGATCCTGAATTTGATCCTAGCATCACCTATGATGAAGCGCGCGACCTGATTACAGAGTCCTTAAAAGTAATGGGCCCTGATTATACCGCCATGATTGAAAAAGGCTTTGATGAAAGATGGGTGGATCTCGCTGATAATGTCGGTAAATCAACGGGTGCATTCTGCTCTAGCCCTTATGGTTCACATCCATATATCCTAATCACATGGGCTGACAATATGCGCGGCTGCTTTACACTTGCCCATGAATTCGGCCATGCCGGACATTTTTACCTGGCGAACCAAAACCAGCGCATCATGAATGTCCGCCCTTCCATGTATTTCATAGAAGCGCCTTCTACAATGAATGAGATGTTGCTCGCACAGCATCTTCTCGAAAAAAATAAAGATGATGCCCAAATGAGCCGATGGGTCATTCTTCAGCTCTTAGGAACGTACTACCATAACTTTGTCACGCACCTGCTGGAGGCAGAGTACCAGCGCCGTGTATACGCCCATGCTGAAGCTGGCAAAGCCCTGACGGCTAAAACCCTGACTGAAATCAAAACTGATGTCCTTGAAGGCTTCTGGGGCGATACTGTGGAAATCGATGAAGGAGCCGGCCTGACCTGGATGCGCCAGCCTCATTACTATATGGGCTTATATCCATACACTTACTCTGCTGGTTTGACCGCCTCGACTGCCGTATCACAGCTGTTCAAGGAAGAAGGCCAGCCTGCCGTAGACCGCTGGCTCGAGGTGCTCCGTGCGGGCGGCACTATGAAACCGCTCGACTTGCTGAAGCATGCAGGATTGGATATGTCGACACCGGAACCTGTCCGAAAAGCAGTAGCTTATGTCGGTTCATTAATTGATGAATTAGAACAATCTTACCAATAG
- a CDS encoding neutral zinc metallopeptidase, translating to MQWKGRRASSNVEDRRGMGGGGMLMGGGLGGIILLVIMTFLGGGDMGDVVNNMTNGGNQSPAPYEQTAEEEELAQFVSVVLADTEEVWSEVFAEQGMEYQEPTLVLYSGSVQSACGMAGSQVGPFYCPGDQKLYIDLSFYNELQTKFQAPGDFAMAYVVAHEVGHHVQTLLGTTDKLNSLRGRLDQTEFNKYQVRFELQADYLAGVWAHHAQGMGVVEEGDLEEALNAASAVGDDTIQKRSQGYVVPESFTHGTSEQRKSWFYKGYKAGNLKEGDTFNTREF from the coding sequence ATGCAATGGAAAGGCAGAAGAGCGAGCAGCAATGTGGAAGATAGAAGAGGAATGGGCGGCGGAGGCATGCTCATGGGCGGCGGCCTTGGCGGGATTATCCTGTTAGTGATCATGACATTCCTTGGCGGAGGCGATATGGGGGATGTCGTCAACAATATGACGAATGGCGGTAACCAGTCTCCTGCCCCTTATGAGCAGACAGCTGAGGAGGAGGAGCTGGCCCAATTCGTCTCAGTCGTTCTTGCCGATACAGAGGAAGTATGGTCCGAGGTATTTGCGGAACAGGGAATGGAGTATCAAGAGCCAACACTTGTTTTGTATTCCGGCAGTGTCCAGTCAGCCTGTGGAATGGCTGGATCGCAGGTAGGCCCATTTTATTGTCCGGGTGACCAGAAACTTTATATAGACCTTAGTTTTTATAATGAACTTCAAACAAAATTCCAGGCACCTGGTGACTTTGCGATGGCCTATGTTGTCGCGCATGAAGTAGGACACCATGTGCAAACATTACTGGGAACCACCGATAAGCTGAATTCACTGCGCGGTCGTTTGGACCAGACAGAATTTAATAAATATCAAGTCCGTTTTGAGCTTCAGGCCGATTATTTAGCAGGCGTTTGGGCTCACCATGCACAGGGAATGGGTGTAGTCGAAGAAGGTGACCTGGAGGAAGCGCTGAATGCTGCCAGTGCAGTAGGAGATGATACGATTCAGAAGCGATCCCAGGGCTATGTCGTGCCGGAAAGCTTCACACATGGAACGTCAGAGCAGAGAAAAAGCTGGTTCTATAAAGGCTATAAAGCTGGCAACCTTAAAGAAGGCGATACGTTTAACACAAGAGAATTTTAG
- a CDS encoding cupin domain-containing protein translates to MGTQVHSFFAQDTGDIPNNPTLPVIVYQGVFDDNLSMEEQFEQHNWTGTWTGDIYDYHHYHTNTHEVLGVKSGSATVQIGGDSGERLELKAGDVIVLPAGTGHKKVDSSQDFAVVGAYPNGRSPDLKKEDPGTRAQALSQIKNVPVPETDPVYGETGPLLHKWVK, encoded by the coding sequence ATGGGAACACAAGTACATTCATTTTTTGCACAGGACACAGGTGATATTCCAAATAACCCGACATTGCCGGTCATTGTCTATCAGGGTGTTTTTGACGATAACTTGAGCATGGAGGAACAATTCGAGCAGCATAATTGGACAGGCACCTGGACGGGTGATATTTACGATTATCATCACTATCATACCAATACCCACGAAGTGCTTGGCGTAAAGTCCGGCAGTGCCACCGTACAAATCGGCGGTGACAGCGGAGAGAGACTTGAGCTTAAAGCAGGGGATGTAATCGTCCTTCCGGCGGGTACCGGCCACAAGAAGGTCGACAGCAGCCAGGATTTTGCCGTCGTAGGCGCCTATCCAAACGGCCGGAGTCCTGATTTGAAAAAAGAAGACCCTGGAACCAGGGCACAGGCACTATCCCAAATCAAAAACGTGCCAGTGCCAGAGACAGATCCAGTTTACGGTGAAACAGGACCCCTGCTTCATAAATGGGTGAAATAA
- a CDS encoding ParM/StbA family protein, with translation MTKSRIAAVDVGNDSIKAIFGEFDNELNIPNIVARDTEDRPVIGIEELDTKDPLDGIHIRVHSPALKENNAIYRVGNLATKSDNATELDPGSSKSEEDQTLVMLFATLALDAVNEDNAKLFSKSKNVIDANYTLGTGLPLREVKEGKDAGYRSKLVGSVHQVEFLVTPKYQGLKVNIKFDEVKVYPEGFAAYINLVMDNSLKIINKDLIDRRILIQDIGGLSTDIAVIKNRNVDDDKAQGFNLGVSEALEQIREEIRSKHGVELDSRTDVVEIITRKNDRNHIMVKGSRTSVHDITDRILLELAKKQYRLLRNVWAKNSQTEICYFVGGGATVLKDYIKTLNNNLDGYNIEFFEDEKESIWMMANAYYKLIMDYVKKSEKSSKAASEPVKS, from the coding sequence ATGACGAAATCTAGAATTGCGGCTGTTGATGTTGGTAACGATTCTATTAAAGCTATTTTTGGAGAATTTGATAATGAGTTAAATATTCCTAATATCGTAGCAAGGGACACAGAAGACCGTCCTGTCATCGGTATCGAAGAGCTTGATACGAAAGATCCTCTTGATGGAATCCATATTCGTGTCCACTCCCCTGCCCTGAAGGAAAATAACGCTATTTATCGTGTTGGCAATCTGGCGACTAAAAGTGATAATGCGACAGAACTAGATCCGGGAAGCAGCAAGTCCGAGGAAGACCAGACTTTAGTTATGTTGTTTGCTACTCTTGCATTGGATGCAGTCAATGAAGATAATGCGAAGCTTTTTTCAAAAAGCAAGAATGTCATCGATGCAAACTATACACTAGGGACTGGACTGCCACTTCGTGAAGTAAAGGAAGGGAAAGATGCAGGCTACCGTTCTAAACTAGTTGGGTCCGTCCATCAGGTTGAGTTCCTCGTAACGCCTAAATACCAGGGTTTGAAAGTTAATATTAAATTTGATGAAGTGAAGGTATACCCTGAGGGCTTCGCTGCTTATATCAATCTAGTAATGGATAACAGCCTTAAAATCATCAACAAGGATTTAATTGATAGAAGGATCCTGATCCAGGATATCGGCGGATTATCTACTGATATCGCTGTCATCAAGAACCGCAATGTTGATGATGACAAAGCGCAGGGCTTCAATCTTGGTGTTTCTGAGGCATTGGAACAAATCAGGGAAGAAATCCGCAGCAAGCATGGTGTGGAGTTGGACAGCCGAACAGATGTAGTAGAAATCATCACGCGCAAGAATGACCGCAACCATATCATGGTTAAGGGAAGCCGGACAAGCGTCCATGATATCACTGATCGTATCCTTCTTGAACTGGCTAAAAAGCAATACCGCCTGCTTCGCAATGTCTGGGCTAAAAACTCTCAGACTGAAATCTGCTATTTTGTCGGCGGCGGCGCAACCGTCCTAAAGGATTACATTAAGACATTGAACAATAATCTGGATGGCTATAACATTGAATTCTTTGAGGATGAAAAAGAGAGCATCTGGATGATGGCCAATGCTTACTACAAGCTCATCATGGATTATGTTAAGAAATCAGAGAAGAGCAGCAAAGCCGCTTCTGAACCTGTTAAAAGCTAA
- a CDS encoding NAD(P)/FAD-dependent oxidoreductase, with product MKTYIVIGAGILGASAAYHLAKEGKNVTIIDRGEPGQATDAAAGIICPWLTQRRNKAWYFLAKNGAAFYPSLIDQLEEDGEKETGYQRVGAISLHYDHEKLVKMEERATVRREDAPEIGEIRQLDQQETNELFPPLSEEYSAVHVTGGARVNGRLLRDALLNAAKKHGALMVNGDAELEYTRGKVTGVRAGDTKYEADSIILTAGAWAPELLEPLGKKLNISPQKAQIIHLMLEDTETGSWPVVMPPNNQYILSFDGGRVVIGATHEDEQGFDRRPTLGGMHEIIDKGISVAPGLANATYLETKVGFRPVAPNFLPIIGAVPGYENLFLANGLGASGLTVGPYLGVQLAKLAAGEDLEIYLEQYDISAAISDNIS from the coding sequence ATGAAAACATATATTGTTATCGGGGCTGGGATACTAGGAGCATCGGCAGCTTATCACTTAGCAAAGGAAGGCAAGAATGTAACGATTATTGACAGGGGAGAGCCGGGACAGGCGACGGATGCCGCGGCTGGAATCATTTGTCCCTGGCTGACCCAGCGCAGAAATAAGGCCTGGTATTTCCTCGCAAAGAATGGGGCGGCCTTTTACCCGTCACTGATTGATCAGCTTGAAGAGGACGGCGAGAAGGAGACAGGCTATCAGCGTGTAGGCGCAATTAGCCTTCATTACGATCATGAAAAACTTGTAAAAATGGAAGAAAGAGCGACAGTAAGGCGAGAAGATGCGCCAGAAATCGGAGAGATCAGGCAGTTGGATCAGCAAGAAACAAATGAGCTTTTCCCGCCCTTATCAGAAGAGTATTCAGCTGTGCATGTAACCGGCGGGGCCCGCGTAAATGGACGCCTGTTGCGGGATGCTCTTCTGAATGCTGCCAAAAAACATGGAGCTTTGATGGTAAATGGAGATGCTGAATTAGAGTACACTCGCGGAAAAGTGACTGGTGTTAGAGCAGGGGACACAAAATATGAAGCCGACAGTATCATCCTGACTGCAGGGGCATGGGCACCTGAGCTGCTGGAACCACTTGGGAAGAAGCTGAATATCTCTCCTCAAAAAGCACAAATCATCCATCTAATGCTGGAGGATACTGAGACCGGCAGCTGGCCTGTCGTCATGCCTCCTAATAACCAGTATATTCTATCGTTCGATGGAGGCAGGGTTGTCATTGGTGCAACGCATGAAGACGAGCAGGGATTTGACCGCCGTCCGACTCTCGGCGGCATGCATGAAATTATCGATAAAGGAATATCGGTCGCACCAGGCCTGGCAAATGCAACATATCTCGAAACAAAAGTGGGGTTCCGTCCAGTCGCGCCGAACTTCCTGCCAATCATTGGGGCAGTCCCGGGCTATGAAAATCTATTCCTTGCTAATGGGCTAGGAGCATCAGGCCTGACAGTCGGACCCTATCTGGGTGTCCAGCTAGCCAAACTGGCTGCAGGAGAAGACCTCGAAATATACCTCGAGCAGTACGATATCTCTGCCGCCATCAGTGACAATATTTCCTAG
- a CDS encoding DsrE/DsrF/DrsH-like family protein, which translates to MANKKFVYFVSLSSNVPYVLKKALKNAEEKNEVSIFFDLDGARVLDKRYAKVMERTHNMDLQKLMQQAMDQGIKFFGCQMNVLIADGLELVEGAELSGVATFLETAYKADAVLSY; encoded by the coding sequence ATGGCAAATAAGAAATTTGTTTACTTCGTTTCATTGAGTTCCAATGTCCCTTATGTTCTGAAAAAAGCGCTCAAAAACGCTGAGGAAAAGAACGAGGTATCGATTTTCTTTGATTTAGATGGAGCCCGAGTCCTAGATAAACGGTATGCGAAGGTCATGGAGAGAACTCACAATATGGATTTGCAAAAATTAATGCAGCAGGCAATGGATCAAGGAATTAAATTTTTCGGGTGCCAGATGAACGTGCTGATCGCCGATGGATTGGAACTGGTTGAGGGTGCCGAACTGTCAGGTGTTGCAACCTTTTTAGAGACTGCCTACAAGGCGGATGCAGTGCTAAGTTACTAA
- a CDS encoding ATP-binding protein has product MIIIDYIINLSMLSLMVSTPLVIRSYLNLKPLKQLRFWVSLYAGIVSSLLVSLSFQDQGYSYDIRYAVIILVFAYLGPGAGMIASTFALTARLIVSDNWFPAIVGWLVVMAVFIVIHKFTIHFRPVRRYMIFLCSYIVTYIITVPIVLNIIKDNPLFHLQYLMFVSIGVLIGGLLIESYEKLYRIIKERKRMEQTLEESESKYRLIAENTSDLIMVMDKEHAISYFSPSHEVVLGYKVAELEKIEICKVIHPDDVGKFRETITKIMKNKKSLPVEFRFEHQNGKWIDFESRCMPVMNDGKSIEHIVIISRDISERKKSEEILLQSEKLSIVGELAAGVAHEIRNPLTTIKGFVQLYGKDNGSNEINNLLLSELERIEIITSEMLSLGKPQAIQLNRANLCDLIDHIVEFLSPQANMKNIQFSRSYLGADFFITCEKNQIKQVFLNIFKNAMEAMPKGGHIDIKLQKGIDGECIISVQDEGFGIPEELLPRLGEPFYTLKEKGTGLGLMICHKIIKQHNGTISYHSKLNIGTLVEIKLPLIN; this is encoded by the coding sequence TTGATTATAATAGATTACATAATTAATCTTTCAATGCTTTCTTTAATGGTCAGTACTCCTTTGGTAATTCGCTCTTATCTGAATCTTAAGCCACTCAAGCAGCTTCGATTCTGGGTAAGTCTATATGCAGGGATTGTTTCCTCCTTGCTTGTTAGCTTATCTTTCCAGGATCAAGGTTACTCATATGATATCCGCTATGCCGTAATCATTTTGGTCTTTGCTTACCTCGGACCAGGTGCAGGCATGATTGCCAGCACTTTTGCATTGACGGCCAGGTTAATAGTATCTGATAACTGGTTTCCTGCAATAGTTGGCTGGTTAGTAGTTATGGCCGTTTTTATCGTAATTCACAAGTTCACTATACATTTTAGACCAGTCAGAAGATACATGATCTTTCTGTGTTCTTACATAGTCACGTATATTATTACTGTACCGATCGTTTTAAACATAATTAAAGACAATCCACTGTTCCACCTTCAATACTTAATGTTTGTTTCAATAGGAGTACTTATTGGAGGATTATTGATCGAGTCCTATGAAAAGTTATACAGAATTATTAAAGAACGAAAGAGGATGGAGCAAACGCTGGAGGAAAGTGAATCAAAATACCGCCTCATTGCCGAAAATACCTCAGATCTCATCATGGTAATGGATAAAGAGCATGCTATTAGTTACTTTTCTCCCTCACACGAGGTGGTGCTGGGTTACAAGGTTGCGGAGCTGGAAAAAATAGAAATATGTAAGGTCATTCATCCAGATGACGTAGGGAAATTCAGGGAAACAATCACAAAGATCATGAAGAATAAGAAATCACTGCCAGTAGAGTTCCGCTTCGAGCATCAAAATGGCAAGTGGATTGATTTTGAGTCCCGCTGCATGCCTGTTATGAATGATGGGAAATCAATTGAGCACATTGTGATCATAAGCAGGGATATTTCTGAACGCAAAAAATCGGAAGAGATTCTTTTGCAATCCGAAAAGCTATCGATCGTGGGAGAACTGGCAGCAGGGGTAGCCCATGAAATACGGAATCCCCTTACGACAATAAAGGGGTTTGTCCAGCTGTATGGAAAAGACAATGGATCGAATGAAATAAATAACTTACTTCTAAGTGAACTAGAAAGAATCGAAATAATAACAAGTGAAATGCTTTCTTTAGGAAAACCGCAAGCTATCCAGCTTAACCGGGCCAACTTGTGTGACTTGATCGATCATATAGTCGAATTCTTATCTCCGCAGGCTAATATGAAAAATATACAATTCAGCCGTAGTTATCTGGGTGCAGATTTCTTCATAACATGCGAGAAAAACCAGATCAAGCAAGTGTTCCTGAATATTTTTAAGAATGCAATGGAGGCCATGCCGAAGGGCGGACATATTGATATAAAACTGCAAAAGGGGATAGATGGTGAGTGCATTATTTCTGTTCAAGATGAAGGTTTTGGGATTCCAGAAGAATTGCTTCCGCGCTTAGGAGAGCCATTTTACACATTGAAGGAGAAAGGGACGGGTCTTGGGTTGATGATTTGCCATAAAATCATTAAACAGCACAATGGTACTATTTCCTATCATAGTAAACTAAACATTGGGACCTTGGTTGAAATAAAACTCCCCTTAATCAATTAA
- a CDS encoding MFS transporter — MNTKKALPILFLVMFLVMVGFGIIIPVIPFYAEEIGATPTQLGLLMAVYSLMQFIFAPMWGRISDRIGRKPVIMIGILGLSLSFFLMALSTELWMLFAARIIGGFLSSANMPTVMAYVADITSEEDRGKGMGIIGASVGLGFIFGPAIGGVFSQTSLSTPFYLAGATSLVTFLFVTFVLKESLTPEQRSIQEKEKTSLLKALGGPLSMLFLLQLFVSLSLSGLEATFAYFAAEKAGLGSVELGYIFMIMGLAGAIVQGGLVGRLTKKLGEGIVIQLGIVISAAGFGLILLTEGFGTAALFLTIFGIGNGLIRPSVSSLLTKKSTTGHGGTTGLLSSFDSLGRIIGPPLGGWLFSIAIGMPYISGIVLSMIALVLYQFYQARTKTSHSLDQ; from the coding sequence ATGAACACCAAAAAGGCTCTGCCTATTTTATTTTTAGTCATGTTTCTCGTTATGGTCGGCTTTGGAATTATCATTCCGGTCATCCCTTTTTACGCTGAAGAAATCGGGGCAACCCCCACTCAACTAGGATTGTTGATGGCGGTCTATTCCCTGATGCAGTTCATATTCGCGCCAATGTGGGGCCGAATCTCCGATAGGATTGGCAGAAAGCCTGTCATCATGATTGGCATACTTGGGCTGTCCCTTTCATTTTTCTTGATGGCCCTTTCCACTGAGCTTTGGATGCTGTTCGCGGCCAGAATCATTGGTGGATTTTTATCTTCGGCTAATATGCCGACTGTCATGGCCTATGTCGCAGATATCACATCTGAGGAAGACCGCGGAAAAGGCATGGGAATCATCGGTGCTTCAGTAGGACTGGGGTTTATTTTCGGTCCGGCAATCGGCGGTGTCTTTTCGCAAACTAGCCTGAGCACACCTTTTTACCTTGCAGGAGCAACTTCGCTCGTTACGTTCCTGTTCGTTACTTTCGTCCTGAAAGAATCACTAACACCTGAACAGCGCAGTATTCAGGAAAAGGAAAAAACCTCATTGCTAAAGGCTTTGGGCGGACCGCTTTCTATGTTATTTCTGCTCCAGCTGTTCGTTTCACTTTCTCTATCCGGACTCGAGGCAACCTTTGCTTATTTTGCTGCTGAAAAAGCAGGGCTGGGTTCCGTCGAATTAGGATATATTTTCATGATCATGGGTCTTGCAGGTGCCATCGTACAGGGAGGACTAGTCGGCAGATTGACTAAGAAGCTTGGCGAGGGTATTGTCATCCAGCTGGGCATCGTCATTTCTGCGGCAGGCTTCGGGTTGATCCTCCTGACAGAAGGATTTGGGACTGCAGCATTGTTCCTGACCATTTTTGGAATAGGAAATGGGTTGATTCGCCCAAGTGTATCCTCATTACTAACCAAAAAATCAACGACCGGTCATGGCGGCACGACTGGCTTGCTTTCATCCTTTGATTCCCTCGGCAGGATCATTGGACCTCCATTAGGAGGATGGCTGTTCTCGATTGCCATTGGAATGCCTTATATTTCTGGCATTGTTTTATCAATGATTGCCTTGGTTTTGTACCAATTCTATCAAGCGCGAACAAAAACTTCCCATTCGTTAGACCAATAA
- a CDS encoding zinc ribbon domain-containing protein YjdM, which yields MSNLPNCPKCSSVYTYEDGPLLVCPECSHEWDPAAAMANGEDSKIVKDSNGNILSTGDSVSVIKDLKVKGTSSVIKIGTKAKNIRLIDGDHDIECKLEGFGAMKLKSEYVKKI from the coding sequence ATGTCTAATTTGCCAAATTGCCCAAAATGCAGTTCAGTATATACGTATGAGGATGGGCCACTGCTCGTTTGTCCAGAATGCTCCCATGAATGGGATCCTGCGGCTGCAATGGCTAATGGGGAAGATAGTAAGATAGTTAAAGATTCGAACGGGAATATTCTCAGCACTGGAGACAGCGTGTCTGTCATCAAGGACCTTAAAGTAAAAGGTACATCATCGGTAATAAAAATCGGCACTAAGGCTAAAAATATCCGTCTAATAGATGGTGACCATGATATTGAGTGTAAACTAGAAGGATTTGGAGCGATGAAGCTTAAATCTGAATATGTTAAGAAAATATAA